The Chlorocebus sabaeus isolate Y175 chromosome 6, mChlSab1.0.hap1, whole genome shotgun sequence genome has a segment encoding these proteins:
- the ERFL gene encoding ETS domain-containing transcription factor ERF-like, which translates to MDCSCVSDLLFAPPALPALWTPGFAFPDWAYKPESSPGSRQIQLWHFILELLQKEEYQGVIAWQGDYGEFVIKDPDEVARLWGIRKCKPHMNYDKLSRALRYYYNKRILHKTKGKRFTYKFNFSKVVLVNYPLLDMAAAATGSPLLLTPSPFGGAPGPDAPPLTPETLQTLFSAPRLGEPGTRTPLFTSETDKLRLDSPFPFLGSGATSYSKPPGLLGPYGRAFPEYPWNFNPYLTGPFPKLPPSLYPPHFYPNPLASSLSHLPSAGAGGGPTAVPLLASTGEGLGPERPSGLAAAPRLALPGAGGPEAALGGKEDSDSELEITDVSGCSSDSEGDEGLLVPPKAKAGKGGTGS; encoded by the exons GGTTTGCCTTCCCGGATTGGGCCTACAAGCCAGAGTCATCCCCTGGCTCGAGGCAGATCCAGCTGTGGCACTTTATCCTGGAGCTGCTGCAGAAGGAGGAGTACCAGGGCGTCATCGCCTGGCAGGGGGACTACGGGGAATTTGTCATCAAAGACCCTGACGAGGTGGCCCGGCTGTGGGGCATTCGCAAATGCAAGCCCCACATGAATTACGACAAGCTGAGCCGGGCCCTGCG TTACTACTACAACAAGCGGATTCTCCACAAGACCAAAGGGAAGAGGTTCACCTACAAgttcaacttcagcaaagttgtgCTTGTCAATTACCCGCTGCTGGACATGGCGGCAGCTGCCACCGGCTCCCCACTCTTGCTGACCCCCAGTCCCTTTGGGGGGGCCCCAGGGCCAGATgctcctcccctcacccctgaG ACCCTGCAAACCCTGTTCTCTGCTCCACGCCTGGGAGAGCCAGGGACCCGGACACCCCTGTTCACCTCTGAGACAGATAAACTGCGTCTGGACAGCCCTTTCCCGTTCCTGGGCTCTG GTGCCACCAGCTATTCCAAGCCCCCCGGCCTGCTGGGTCCTTATGGCCGCGCCTTCCCTGAGTACCCCTGGAACTTTAACCCGTACCTCACGGGCCCCTTCCCCAAGCTGCCTCCCTCTCTCTATCCCCCGCACTTCTACCCCAACCCTCTGGCCAGTTCCCTGAGCCACCTGCCCTcggcaggggcagggggaggcCCCACAGCCGTGCCCCTGCTGGCCTCGACAGGGGAGGGCCTGGGCCCCGAGCGCCCCTCGGGCCTGGCAGCGGCCCCTCGCCTGGcactgccaggggctgggggtccAGAGGCTGCCCTTGGTGGGAAGGAGGACAGCGACTCGGAGCTGGAGATCACCGACGTCAGCGGCTGCAGCTCTGACAGCGAGGGCGATGAGGGTCTCCTGGTGCCCCCCAAGGCAAAGGCAGGCAAAGGGGGGACTGGCAGCTGA
- the ARHGEF1 gene encoding rho guanine nucleotide exchange factor 1 isoform X2 has translation MEDVARGAASPGPSRPGLVPVSIIGAEDEDFENELETNSEEQNSQFQSLEQVKRRPAHLMALLQHVALQFEPGPLLCCLHADMLGSLGPKEAKKAFLDFYHSFLEKTAVLRVPVPPNVAFELDRTRADLISEDVQRRFVQEVVQSQQTAVGRQLEDFRSKRLMGMTPWEQELAQLEAWVGRDRASYEARERHVAERLLMHLEEMQHTISTDEEKSAAVVNAIGVYMRHLGVRTKSGDKKSGRNFFRKKVMGNRRSDEPAKTKKGLSSILDAARWNRGEPQVPDFRHLKAEVDAEKPGATDRKGGLGIPSRDRNVGAPGQDTPGVSLHPLSLDSPDREPGADAPLELGDLSPQGPMSLEPPAPPESTDEGAETESPEPGDEGEPGRSGLELEPEEPPGWRELVPPDTLQSLPKSQVKRQEVISELLVTEAAHVRMLRVLHDLFFQPMADGLFFSLEELQNIFPSLDELIEVHSLFLDRLMKRRQESGYLIEEIGDVLLARFDGAEGSWFQKISSRFCSRQSFALEQLKAKQRKEPRFCAFVQEAESRPRCRRLQLKDMIPTEMQRLTKYPLLLQSIGQNTEEPTEREKVELAAECCREILHHVNQAVRDMEDLLRLKDYQRRLDLSHLRQSSDPMLSEFKNLDITKKKLVHEGPLTWRVTKDKAVEVHVLLLDDLLLLLQRQDERLLLKSHSRTLTPTPDGKTMLRPVLRLTSAMTREVATDHKAFYVLFTWDQEAQIYELVAQTVSERKNWCALITETAGSLKVPAPASRPKPRPSPSSTREPLLSSSENGNGGRETSPADARTERILSDLLPFCRPGPEGQLAATALRKVLSLKQLLFPAEEDNGAGPPRDGDGVPGGGPLSPARTQEIQENLLSLEETMKQLEELEEEFCRLRPLLSQLGGNSVPQPGCT, from the exons ATGGAAGACGTAGCCCGAGGGGCG GCCTCCCCAGGCCCCTCCCGGCCTGGCCTGGTTCCCGTCAGCATCATCGGGGCAGAGGATGAGGATTTTGAGAACGAGCTGGAGACG AACTCAGAAGAGCAAAACAGCCAGTTCCAGAGCCTGGAGCAGGTGAAGCGGCGCCCAGCCCACCTCATGGCCCTCCTGCAGCACGTGGCCCTGCAGTTTGAGCCAGGACCCCtg CTTTGCTGTCTGCATGCCGACATGCTGGGCTCACTGGGCCCCAAGGAGGCCAAGAAGGCCTTCCTGGACTTCTATCACAGCTTCCTGGAGAAGACAGCG GTTCTGCGGGTGCCGGTTCCTCCCAATGTCGCCTTTGAACTTG ACCGCACTCGGGCTGACCTGATCTCCGAGGATGTCCAGCGGCGGTTCGTGCAGGAGGTGGTGCAAAGCCAGCAGACAGCCGTGGGCCGGCAGCTGGAGGACTTCCGCTCCAAGCGGCTCATGGGCATGACGCCCTGGGAGCAGGAGCTGGCCCAGCTGGAGGCTTGGGTTGGGCGAGACCGAGCCAGCTACGAGGCCCGGGAGCGGCACGTGGCGGAGCGGCTGCTCATGCACCTGGAGGAGATGCA ACATACCATCTCTACCGATGAAGAAAAGAG TGCTGCCGTGGTCAACGCCATTGGCGTGTACATGCGCCACCTTGGGGTGCGGACCAAGAGTGGGGACAAGAAGTCAGGGAGGAACTTCTTCCGGAAAAAG GTGATGGGGAACCGGCGGTCGGACGAGCCTGCTAAGACCAAGAAGGGGCTGAGCAGCATCCTGGATGCCGCCCGCTGGAACCGGGGAGAGCCCCAGG TTCCAGATTTTCGACACCTCAAAGCAGAGGTTGATG CTGAGAAGCCAGGTGCTACAGACCGGAAGGGAGGCCTGGGGATTCCCTCTCGGGACCGGAATGTTGGGGCTCCTGGGCAGGAcacccctggagtctctctgCACCCTCTGTCCCTGGACAGCCCAGACCGGGAACCAG gtGCTGACGCCCCCCTGGAGCTGGGGGACTTATCCCCGCAGGGCCCAATGAGCCTGGAGCCCCCGGCGCCCCCAGAGAGTACCGATGAGGGGGCCGAAACCGAGag CCCTGAGCCTGGAGATGAGGGGGAGCCGGGGCGGTCAGGACTGGAGCTTGAACCAGAAGAGCCTCCCGGCTGGCGGGAACTTGTCCCACCAGACACCCTGCAGAGCCTGCCCAAGAGCCAGGTGAAGCGGCAGGAGGTCATCAGCG AGCTGCTGGTGACAGAAGCGGCCCACGTGCGCATGCTGCGGGTGCTGCACGACCTCTTCTTCCAGCCCATGGCGGACGGCCTCTTCTTCTCCCTGGAGGAGCTGCAGAACATCTTCCCCAGCCTGGACGAGCTCATCGAGGTGCATT CCCTGTTCCTCGATCGCCTGATGAAgcggaggcaggagagtggctacCTCATCGAGGAGATCGGAGACGTGCTGCTGGCCCGG TTTGATGGTGCTGAGGGCTCCTGGTTCCAGAAAATCTCCTCCCGCTTCTGCAGCCGCCAGTCGTTTGCCTTAGAGCAGCTCAAAGCCAAGCAACGCAAGGAGCCTCGGTTCTGTGCCTTCGTGCAG GAAGCTGAGAGCCGCCCACGGTGCCGCCGTCTGCAGCTGAAGGACATGATTCCCACGGAGATGCAGCGGCTGACCAAGTACCCCCTGCTCCTGCAGAGCATCGGGCAGAACACAG AAGAGCCCACGGAACGGGAGAAAGTAGAGCTGGCAGCCGAGTGCTGCCGGGAAATTCTGCACCACGTCAACCAAGCCGTGCGTGACATGGAGGACCTGCTG AGGCTCAAGGACTATCAGCGGCGCCTGGACTTGTCCCACCTTCGGCAGAGCAGCGACCCCATGCTAAGCGAGTTCAAG AACCTGGACATCACCAAGAAGAAATTGGTCCACGAGGGCCCACTGACGTGGCGGGTGACAAAGGACAAGGCTGTGG AGGTGCATGTGCTGCTGCTGGAtgacctgctgctgctgctccagcgCCAGGATGAGCGGCTGCTGCTCAAGTCCCATAGCCGGACGCTGACGCCCACGCCCGACGGCAAGACCATGCTGCGGCCTGTGCTGCGGCTCACCTCTGCCATGACCCGCGAGGTGGCCACCG ATCACAAAGCCTTCTACGTCCTTTTTACCTGGGACCAGGAGGCCCAGATATACGAGCTGGTGGCACAGACTGTGTCGGAGCGGAAGAA CTGGTGTGCCCTCATCACCGAGACTGCCGGATCCCTGAAagtccctgcccctgcctctcgCCCTAAGCCCCGGCCCAGCCCGAGCAG CACCCGAGAACCCCTCCTCAGCAGCTCTGAGAACGGCAATGGTGGCCGAGAGACGTCTCCGGCTGATG CCCGGACCGAGAGAATCCTCAGTGACCTCCTGCCCTTCTGCAGACCAGGCCCCGAGGGCCAGCTCGCTGCCACGGCCCTTCGGAAAG TGCTGTCCCTGAAGCAGCTTCTGTTTCCTGCGGAGGAAGACAATGGGGCGGGGCCTCCTCGAGATGGGGATGGGGTCCCAGGGGGCGGCCCCCTGAGCCCAGCACGGACCCAGGAAATCCAGGAGAACCTGCTCAGCTTGGAGGAGACCATGAAGCAGCTGGAG GAGTTGGAGGAGGAATTTTGCCGCCTGCGacccctcctgtctcagcttggGGGGAactctgtcccccagcctggctgcactTGA
- the ARHGEF1 gene encoding rho guanine nucleotide exchange factor 1 isoform X3: MEDVARGAASPGPSRPGLVPVSIIGAEDEDFENELETNSEEQNSQFQSLEQVKRRPAHLMALLQHVALQFEPGPLLCCLHADMLGSLGPKEAKKAFLDFYHSFLEKTAVLRVPVPPNVAFELDRTRADLISEDVQRRFVQEVVQSQQTAVGRQLEDFRSKRLMGMTPWEQELAQLEAWVGRDRASYEARERHVAERLLMHLEEMQHTISTDEEKSAAVVNAIGVYMRHLGVRTKSGDKKSGRNFFRKKVMGNRRSDEPAKTKKGLSSILDAARWNRGEPQVPDFRHLKAEVDAEKPGATDRKGGLGIPSRDRNVGAPGQDTPGVSLHPLSLDSPDREPGADAPLELGDLSPQGPMSLEPPAPPESTDEGAETERLSGRLGRSESLRVSDRRRPSRGSLGAKGRGGGRSRSDVDMDPSSATAVLGPARRATPEPGDEGEPGRSGLELEPEEPPGWRELVPPDTLQSLPKSQVKRQEVISELLVTEAAHVRMLRVLHDLFFQPMADGLFFSLEELQNIFPSLDELIEVHSLFLDRLMKRRQESGYLIEEIGDVLLARFDGAEGSWFQKISSRFCSRQSFALEQLKAKQRKEPRFCAFVQEAESRPRCRRLQLKDMIPTEMQRLTKYPLLLQSIGQNTEEPTEREKVELAAECCREILHHVNQAVRDMEDLLRLKDYQRRLDLSHLRQSSDPMLSEFKNLDITKKKLVHEGPLTWRVTKDKAVEVHVLLLDDLLLLLQRQDERLLLKSHSRTLTPTPDGKTMLRPVLRLTSAMTREVATDHKAFYVLFTWDQEAQIYELVAQTVSERKNWCALITETAGSLKVPAPASRPKPRPSPSSTREPLLSSSENGNGGRETSPADARTERILSDLLPFCRPGPEGQLAATALRKVLSLKQLLFPAEEDNGAGPPRDGDGVPGGGPLSPARTQEIQENLLSLEETMKQLEELEEEFCRLRPLLSQLGGNSVPQPGCT, from the exons ATGGAAGACGTAGCCCGAGGGGCG GCCTCCCCAGGCCCCTCCCGGCCTGGCCTGGTTCCCGTCAGCATCATCGGGGCAGAGGATGAGGATTTTGAGAACGAGCTGGAGACG AACTCAGAAGAGCAAAACAGCCAGTTCCAGAGCCTGGAGCAGGTGAAGCGGCGCCCAGCCCACCTCATGGCCCTCCTGCAGCACGTGGCCCTGCAGTTTGAGCCAGGACCCCtg CTTTGCTGTCTGCATGCCGACATGCTGGGCTCACTGGGCCCCAAGGAGGCCAAGAAGGCCTTCCTGGACTTCTATCACAGCTTCCTGGAGAAGACAGCG GTTCTGCGGGTGCCGGTTCCTCCCAATGTCGCCTTTGAACTTG ACCGCACTCGGGCTGACCTGATCTCCGAGGATGTCCAGCGGCGGTTCGTGCAGGAGGTGGTGCAAAGCCAGCAGACAGCCGTGGGCCGGCAGCTGGAGGACTTCCGCTCCAAGCGGCTCATGGGCATGACGCCCTGGGAGCAGGAGCTGGCCCAGCTGGAGGCTTGGGTTGGGCGAGACCGAGCCAGCTACGAGGCCCGGGAGCGGCACGTGGCGGAGCGGCTGCTCATGCACCTGGAGGAGATGCA ACATACCATCTCTACCGATGAAGAAAAGAG TGCTGCCGTGGTCAACGCCATTGGCGTGTACATGCGCCACCTTGGGGTGCGGACCAAGAGTGGGGACAAGAAGTCAGGGAGGAACTTCTTCCGGAAAAAG GTGATGGGGAACCGGCGGTCGGACGAGCCTGCTAAGACCAAGAAGGGGCTGAGCAGCATCCTGGATGCCGCCCGCTGGAACCGGGGAGAGCCCCAGG TTCCAGATTTTCGACACCTCAAAGCAGAGGTTGATG CTGAGAAGCCAGGTGCTACAGACCGGAAGGGAGGCCTGGGGATTCCCTCTCGGGACCGGAATGTTGGGGCTCCTGGGCAGGAcacccctggagtctctctgCACCCTCTGTCCCTGGACAGCCCAGACCGGGAACCAG gtGCTGACGCCCCCCTGGAGCTGGGGGACTTATCCCCGCAGGGCCCAATGAGCCTGGAGCCCCCGGCGCCCCCAGAGAGTACCGATGAGGGGGCCGAAACCGAGag GCTATCAGGGCGTCTGGGGCGCTCAGAGAGCCTGCGGGTGAGTGACCGCCGCCGGCCTTCCCGGGGCAGCCTCGGGGCTAAGGGCCGGGGTGGGGGCCGCTCCAGGAGCGACGTGGACATGGACCCCAGTTCCGCCACGGCAGTGCTTGGCCCTGCCCGACGAGCCAC CCCTGAGCCTGGAGATGAGGGGGAGCCGGGGCGGTCAGGACTGGAGCTTGAACCAGAAGAGCCTCCCGGCTGGCGGGAACTTGTCCCACCAGACACCCTGCAGAGCCTGCCCAAGAGCCAGGTGAAGCGGCAGGAGGTCATCAGCG AGCTGCTGGTGACAGAAGCGGCCCACGTGCGCATGCTGCGGGTGCTGCACGACCTCTTCTTCCAGCCCATGGCGGACGGCCTCTTCTTCTCCCTGGAGGAGCTGCAGAACATCTTCCCCAGCCTGGACGAGCTCATCGAGGTGCATT CCCTGTTCCTCGATCGCCTGATGAAgcggaggcaggagagtggctacCTCATCGAGGAGATCGGAGACGTGCTGCTGGCCCGG TTTGATGGTGCTGAGGGCTCCTGGTTCCAGAAAATCTCCTCCCGCTTCTGCAGCCGCCAGTCGTTTGCCTTAGAGCAGCTCAAAGCCAAGCAACGCAAGGAGCCTCGGTTCTGTGCCTTCGTGCAG GAAGCTGAGAGCCGCCCACGGTGCCGCCGTCTGCAGCTGAAGGACATGATTCCCACGGAGATGCAGCGGCTGACCAAGTACCCCCTGCTCCTGCAGAGCATCGGGCAGAACACAG AAGAGCCCACGGAACGGGAGAAAGTAGAGCTGGCAGCCGAGTGCTGCCGGGAAATTCTGCACCACGTCAACCAAGCCGTGCGTGACATGGAGGACCTGCTG AGGCTCAAGGACTATCAGCGGCGCCTGGACTTGTCCCACCTTCGGCAGAGCAGCGACCCCATGCTAAGCGAGTTCAAG AACCTGGACATCACCAAGAAGAAATTGGTCCACGAGGGCCCACTGACGTGGCGGGTGACAAAGGACAAGGCTGTGG AGGTGCATGTGCTGCTGCTGGAtgacctgctgctgctgctccagcgCCAGGATGAGCGGCTGCTGCTCAAGTCCCATAGCCGGACGCTGACGCCCACGCCCGACGGCAAGACCATGCTGCGGCCTGTGCTGCGGCTCACCTCTGCCATGACCCGCGAGGTGGCCACCG ATCACAAAGCCTTCTACGTCCTTTTTACCTGGGACCAGGAGGCCCAGATATACGAGCTGGTGGCACAGACTGTGTCGGAGCGGAAGAA CTGGTGTGCCCTCATCACCGAGACTGCCGGATCCCTGAAagtccctgcccctgcctctcgCCCTAAGCCCCGGCCCAGCCCGAGCAG CACCCGAGAACCCCTCCTCAGCAGCTCTGAGAACGGCAATGGTGGCCGAGAGACGTCTCCGGCTGATG CCCGGACCGAGAGAATCCTCAGTGACCTCCTGCCCTTCTGCAGACCAGGCCCCGAGGGCCAGCTCGCTGCCACGGCCCTTCGGAAAG TGCTGTCCCTGAAGCAGCTTCTGTTTCCTGCGGAGGAAGACAATGGGGCGGGGCCTCCTCGAGATGGGGATGGGGTCCCAGGGGGCGGCCCCCTGAGCCCAGCACGGACCCAGGAAATCCAGGAGAACCTGCTCAGCTTGGAGGAGACCATGAAGCAGCTGGAG GAGTTGGAGGAGGAATTTTGCCGCCTGCGacccctcctgtctcagcttggGGGGAactctgtcccccagcctggctgcactTGA
- the ARHGEF1 gene encoding rho guanine nucleotide exchange factor 1 isoform X1, giving the protein MEDVARGAASPGPSRPGLVPVSIIGAEDEDFENELETNSEEQNSQFQSLEQVKRRPAHLMALLQHVALQFEPGPLLCCLHADMLGSLGPKEAKKAFLDFYHSFLEKTAVLRVPVPPNVAFELDRTRADLISEDVQRRFVQEVVQSQQTAVGRQLEDFRSKRLMGMTPWEQELAQLEAWVGRDRASYEARERHVAERLLMHLEEMQHTISTDEEKSAAVVNAIGVYMRHLGVRTKSGDKKSGRNFFRKKVMGNRRSDEPAKTKKGLSSILDAARWNRGEPQVPDFRHLKAEVDAEKPGATDRKGGLGIPSRDRNVGAPGQDTPGVSLHPLSLDSPDREPGADAPLELGDLSPQGPMSLEPPAPPESTDEGAETESPEPGDEGEPGRSGLELEPEEPPGWRELVPPDTLQSLPKSQVKRQEVISELLVTEAAHVRMLRVLHDLFFQPMADGLFFSLEELQNIFPSLDELIEVHSLFLDRLMKRRQESGYLIEEIGDVLLARFDGAEGSWFQKISSRFCSRQSFALEQLKAKQRKEPRFCAFVQEAESRPRCRRLQLKDMIPTEMQRLTKYPLLLQSIGQNTEEPTEREKVELAAECCREILHHVNQAVRDMEDLLRLKDYQRRLDLSHLRQSSDPMLSEFKNLDITKKKLVHEGPLTWRVTKDKAVEVHVLLLDDLLLLLQRQDERLLLKSHSRTLTPTPDGKTMLRPVLRLTSAMTREVATDHKAFYVLFTWDQEAQIYELVAQTVSERKNWCALITETAGSLKVPAPASRPKPRPSPSSSLSPCPCGPPGPGVWGHPALPPLSTREPLLSSSENGNGGRETSPADARTERILSDLLPFCRPGPEGQLAATALRKVLSLKQLLFPAEEDNGAGPPRDGDGVPGGGPLSPARTQEIQENLLSLEETMKQLEELEEEFCRLRPLLSQLGGNSVPQPGCT; this is encoded by the exons ATGGAAGACGTAGCCCGAGGGGCG GCCTCCCCAGGCCCCTCCCGGCCTGGCCTGGTTCCCGTCAGCATCATCGGGGCAGAGGATGAGGATTTTGAGAACGAGCTGGAGACG AACTCAGAAGAGCAAAACAGCCAGTTCCAGAGCCTGGAGCAGGTGAAGCGGCGCCCAGCCCACCTCATGGCCCTCCTGCAGCACGTGGCCCTGCAGTTTGAGCCAGGACCCCtg CTTTGCTGTCTGCATGCCGACATGCTGGGCTCACTGGGCCCCAAGGAGGCCAAGAAGGCCTTCCTGGACTTCTATCACAGCTTCCTGGAGAAGACAGCG GTTCTGCGGGTGCCGGTTCCTCCCAATGTCGCCTTTGAACTTG ACCGCACTCGGGCTGACCTGATCTCCGAGGATGTCCAGCGGCGGTTCGTGCAGGAGGTGGTGCAAAGCCAGCAGACAGCCGTGGGCCGGCAGCTGGAGGACTTCCGCTCCAAGCGGCTCATGGGCATGACGCCCTGGGAGCAGGAGCTGGCCCAGCTGGAGGCTTGGGTTGGGCGAGACCGAGCCAGCTACGAGGCCCGGGAGCGGCACGTGGCGGAGCGGCTGCTCATGCACCTGGAGGAGATGCA ACATACCATCTCTACCGATGAAGAAAAGAG TGCTGCCGTGGTCAACGCCATTGGCGTGTACATGCGCCACCTTGGGGTGCGGACCAAGAGTGGGGACAAGAAGTCAGGGAGGAACTTCTTCCGGAAAAAG GTGATGGGGAACCGGCGGTCGGACGAGCCTGCTAAGACCAAGAAGGGGCTGAGCAGCATCCTGGATGCCGCCCGCTGGAACCGGGGAGAGCCCCAGG TTCCAGATTTTCGACACCTCAAAGCAGAGGTTGATG CTGAGAAGCCAGGTGCTACAGACCGGAAGGGAGGCCTGGGGATTCCCTCTCGGGACCGGAATGTTGGGGCTCCTGGGCAGGAcacccctggagtctctctgCACCCTCTGTCCCTGGACAGCCCAGACCGGGAACCAG gtGCTGACGCCCCCCTGGAGCTGGGGGACTTATCCCCGCAGGGCCCAATGAGCCTGGAGCCCCCGGCGCCCCCAGAGAGTACCGATGAGGGGGCCGAAACCGAGag CCCTGAGCCTGGAGATGAGGGGGAGCCGGGGCGGTCAGGACTGGAGCTTGAACCAGAAGAGCCTCCCGGCTGGCGGGAACTTGTCCCACCAGACACCCTGCAGAGCCTGCCCAAGAGCCAGGTGAAGCGGCAGGAGGTCATCAGCG AGCTGCTGGTGACAGAAGCGGCCCACGTGCGCATGCTGCGGGTGCTGCACGACCTCTTCTTCCAGCCCATGGCGGACGGCCTCTTCTTCTCCCTGGAGGAGCTGCAGAACATCTTCCCCAGCCTGGACGAGCTCATCGAGGTGCATT CCCTGTTCCTCGATCGCCTGATGAAgcggaggcaggagagtggctacCTCATCGAGGAGATCGGAGACGTGCTGCTGGCCCGG TTTGATGGTGCTGAGGGCTCCTGGTTCCAGAAAATCTCCTCCCGCTTCTGCAGCCGCCAGTCGTTTGCCTTAGAGCAGCTCAAAGCCAAGCAACGCAAGGAGCCTCGGTTCTGTGCCTTCGTGCAG GAAGCTGAGAGCCGCCCACGGTGCCGCCGTCTGCAGCTGAAGGACATGATTCCCACGGAGATGCAGCGGCTGACCAAGTACCCCCTGCTCCTGCAGAGCATCGGGCAGAACACAG AAGAGCCCACGGAACGGGAGAAAGTAGAGCTGGCAGCCGAGTGCTGCCGGGAAATTCTGCACCACGTCAACCAAGCCGTGCGTGACATGGAGGACCTGCTG AGGCTCAAGGACTATCAGCGGCGCCTGGACTTGTCCCACCTTCGGCAGAGCAGCGACCCCATGCTAAGCGAGTTCAAG AACCTGGACATCACCAAGAAGAAATTGGTCCACGAGGGCCCACTGACGTGGCGGGTGACAAAGGACAAGGCTGTGG AGGTGCATGTGCTGCTGCTGGAtgacctgctgctgctgctccagcgCCAGGATGAGCGGCTGCTGCTCAAGTCCCATAGCCGGACGCTGACGCCCACGCCCGACGGCAAGACCATGCTGCGGCCTGTGCTGCGGCTCACCTCTGCCATGACCCGCGAGGTGGCCACCG ATCACAAAGCCTTCTACGTCCTTTTTACCTGGGACCAGGAGGCCCAGATATACGAGCTGGTGGCACAGACTGTGTCGGAGCGGAAGAA CTGGTGTGCCCTCATCACCGAGACTGCCGGATCCCTGAAagtccctgcccctgcctctcgCCCTAAGCCCCGGCCCAGCCCGAGCAG CTCTCTGTCTCCCTGCCCCTGTGGCCCCCCAGGGCCAGGAGTGTGGGGTCACCCAGCACTTCCTCCCCTCAGCACCCGAGAACCCCTCCTCAGCAGCTCTGAGAACGGCAATGGTGGCCGAGAGACGTCTCCGGCTGATG CCCGGACCGAGAGAATCCTCAGTGACCTCCTGCCCTTCTGCAGACCAGGCCCCGAGGGCCAGCTCGCTGCCACGGCCCTTCGGAAAG TGCTGTCCCTGAAGCAGCTTCTGTTTCCTGCGGAGGAAGACAATGGGGCGGGGCCTCCTCGAGATGGGGATGGGGTCCCAGGGGGCGGCCCCCTGAGCCCAGCACGGACCCAGGAAATCCAGGAGAACCTGCTCAGCTTGGAGGAGACCATGAAGCAGCTGGAG GAGTTGGAGGAGGAATTTTGCCGCCTGCGacccctcctgtctcagcttggGGGGAactctgtcccccagcctggctgcactTGA